ataatacattaaTTTTGGTTACAtttaaccaaacacaagatttgactgcactgtattttgaaaaccaagtatttctaattacattgtaattagaaatccactgcatttagaattacatccaaccaaacgccccctaaatgttcattaattcttttgaatttgaagtgtttaaatgttttttttttcaaattcggattattttaaattctgaattttcagataatttatttaaattttgattatttaacctctggattttcatatttagtttctgattatttaaatttatgaataattaGATAGTCTATTTAATTTAAGATTATTTGTATTCTTCTGAGTTGCttgaaaatgttatatatattttttgttttatgattaattataattttaaagtaTCTATTCAAGTTTGAATTCTAACTTGCTTATTTTGATATTCTAAAAATGGGATCATAAGATTGGTGACATAAAATTTTCTTGGTAAATTACtttgtattttgataaatttgaactttgatagtttgttgttttttgtgaacatgaagtaTTTTAACATAGAAATTAGTCCCAATTAACTGTGCACTAACCTTGCCACTGGGGGTTAAATACTGACCTTGTCaacaagtatttttttaagagaCTATATTTTCGCATCATTTCGTCGATGAAGAATAACGGCATCTGATATTCTGGCTAGAGTTATCgagtgtaaataaataaactctgATATTCTAGcttgggtcaccgaggataaacataTGACCTCTGACATATTGTTTtggtaataattatttatgggACATATATGCATGACTTTTTGAtcagttatgttttattgaTAGAACTTGACTTATGAATTTGATTATGataacttgtattttattatactttgtttgagttttgaaattttgaaacttttatgatccTGATGTTTTTAATGGATACTTACAatgctgtcaagctcataatatattgtttaattattttttttcatatcagGAGTATCATAGCTTATTGAGAGTGAGCAAATAGCAATCCTATCCATGGTGTTGGTTAAGCTATAATTCTGTTTGTATTGTAAACTATGCGGCAtgtatttagtaatttttttgtaaatttctaATTATGACTTTTGAAATTTACAGTTATGTTAGATTGTATGCTATGTTTTGTAATGGGTTTTGAGGCCTTAAATACCTATTGTGCTATGCACTATAAGTGTGCGGTGGTTTGTCAGCGCATCAAGTCTGGCGAACTGGAGTTGGGGCGTgaaatattagggtttagattataaaaaaaattaaatcttaaataaagataataaagaatgacgtggatgctgatATGGATGCCAATTTGGCATCcacgttatttttttttattaaacatccACATTATTTGGACTACCAATTCGGTCTATTAATTCGGCATAAATAGCATTTCTATATTGGGaatgatgttttatattttaatttttattattttattttatttttgttaaaatggACAAAACTTAGATTAATAAAACTGAGAAGTAAATAGCCTAAGCAGagtacaagaaaaaaaataacaacaatagcaATACGATCAACAAGCAATCCACATACAACTAAGAACATTAACACATAAAAGCACACATGACATCAAGAAACTATGACCTCAGATGCATGAGATCTTTACTCAAGATGTTTTATGTTAATTAAGGCAATACTTAATTATGATTggaatttttatctatttatttagagaACATAAAATTGAAGTAATCTCATGAGTCAAGTCATAAGCCTAACTTAGCGGTCTTAGCACTGAAATGCATGTGAAGGAGTTAACAAATTAATCAACAACTTCCCATCAACTTCAACATATGAACATGTCAAAAACAGATATTcgcataaaattaattaattatatgatttaataacTCATTTCTTATTAAACTATCTTGTAAAGATGACATTCTTCTTCTATGTAAATCacaaaaacatttaaattattacttcacaaatatcataatttatcttgtattttggtGAAAAAActcttttgataaaataaaagtttttacaTTATTTCATAGTATTTTAAACtcaaactaaataatatatgtacatatttatattacaattaaaaattagcaatgTTATCGCTAATATAGAACTCCAATtggtaattatttttattgcattgTGATCTTAATAAATAGAGTAGAACTAGCCGGATCCAGTGTTGATTGTTGGATTTCTCCAATCATTTTCACATGCCACtaagaattcaattttttttcttttaatttttatcctaGAGACTACATagactaaataaaaatatattattagttttGAGAATAATCAATAGTAATGGGAGCAagttacaattaaaaatatgaatatttttttctaaccaaatattctaaataatagcacaataaaaaagttttttaataaatttgtgatttatccatatttatttaaaaaaaaacaaataaaacagtCTATGGTGTTCTTGCATTCCACCAAAAATTCcataattttgtcaaaaaagCGAGATATTGGATAAGACAAAAACTATGCATGGTTCCAAATccgaaatcacatttctatattttgtaaaaaaactaGGACGGTGcaagtgtaattttattataattaaaataaaatttacattgtAAAACCATTGACTCCTTGTCTTCTGGTTGAGAGAAAACCTACTCTTTGGTTGACCTGGAAGTCAAGCAAACACGTTGGCAACGACTTGATTTGACTTTGACTTGTTATGAGGCACAAAGACTTCCATCCTAAacttataaacaaaaattttgagtGAAATGAAGAAACACTATATCCACATTTATTATGAAGAAACATGATGAGATGGGGAAGCCAGGGCATCATCACTTAATCTTGCTTCTCTTCATCTTGTTTTCATGTCTGAGCATTGGGCAAAACAAAGTCTATGCTCAGGGAACCACCACTTCCAACAAATCTAGAAACACCACTAGTTCATTTGATGTTGGCGTGATTCTTGACACTAAGACATGGCTGGGAAACATAAGCTGGAGCTGCATGTCCATGGCCATGGAGGACTTTTACAATTCTCACTCAAACTTCACCAAAAGGCTCTCTCTTCATTTGCAAGATGTCAACAAGGATGATCGTATTGCTTCTGCTTCTGCAGGTCTTCTCTCCTTCTCTGTCTCTCTTGTTTAgactttaataaataaatgtctcTGTTTCTCTCTGTACGTCTCTAGATGTGGGGTGTTTGTTATACAGTTCATTCATGTTTCAATGTTATTTGATTGAATGAAGCACGGAGAATAGTGTGTCATGGAGGAACCATTGATAGTGCGATGGTAACTcactacaatatatatatatatatatgatggatGATCAACCTCTATGCACGCTCACTGCATTCAAAAATCGTCGAATGTTACTGGACCGCTGGATTTCGATCCAACGGTACGGACACTATtcaataaaacattattaacGTGCTTATGAACATGACGAAAGAAAACGACcatgataaaacaaaaattaaaactaatgaacTCTTACACTCCAAGACAGCTCCTCACTCTAAAGTAAAGCGTTAGATTGTCGAAGCTATCCGTGGACGTCTATGCACGTCCACAGAGAaccttttctatatatatatatatatatagagtcgAGAATTCAAAATCTTGCTTTTGTAATATTGTTGATTAGCATCGCTTGTAAGGGCAATATACATTAAGGCACCGTGGTTCTAGATGTGTGTCTTGCTTTGtatgtttttctagtttcttTCTGCTTTAATAAATAGTCGTCGAGtgcgctaaataaaaataaaaaacaaacattaaggCACAATACTATTTACCAGTATAGTATGTCATGGAGGAACCATTGATAGTGCGATGGTAACTcactacaatatatatatagcgttGAGAATTCAAAATCTTGCTTTTGTAATATTGTTGATTAGTACTGTTTATGCAATATACATTAAGGCATTGTGTTCTAGCTGGTGCCTTTGCTTTGTATGTTTTTGTTAATTTCCTTTCTCTGTTTTAATAAATAGCTGCCTGgtgcagtttttttttttaaaataaaaataaaacacaaacatTAAGGCACAATACTATTTACCAGTATTATTTACTGATTCTAGTGTGTATCTTTTGGataaagaataatatttttttcagattACATGATAGGAGAATTTATCTTTAAAGGGTTATTAAAAGCTACTGCGTGCATATCTGCATACATGCCTATCTCTTTCTGCGATAGCTTTATCATCTTATAAAACAAGAAATTGTTTGTTATGTATGTGAAATTCATGGTTTCATGGTTGTGTGTATGAAATGCAGCTCTTGATCTTTTGAAGAATGTTCAAGTGCAAGCTATAATTGGACCACAAACATCAAGACAAGCTAAGTTTGTGATTGAGCTTGGAAACAGTGCTCAAGTTCCAATCATCTCTTTCACTGCTAAGAGCTCTTCTCTTTCAACAAAGAAGTCTCCATACTTCATCAGGACTGGAATGAATGATGCTTCTCAGGCCAAAGTCCTTGCTTCTCTTGTTCAAAACTTTGGATGGAGACAAGTAGTCCTGATCTATGCAGACACCGAGTTCGGGAACGGAATTATACCGCATGTCATCGATGCCCTTATTGAGATCGATGCCCCGTAACTCACCGAGTCCAATTCCTATTTTCAGCCAATGATGAAGCTCATTAGCAAGGAGCTTGAGAAGCCTCAAGGACATGCAAACCAGAGTCTTCATTGTCCACATGCCATATTCTCTTGGTTTCAAAGTCTTctcaaatgcaaataaaaacaGGAATGATGAACAAAGGTTATGTTTGGATCACTACTTATGGCTTGACAGACATTGTGGACCTCTATGGATCATCAGCAACCAGTGTAATGCAAGGTGTTTTGGGTATTAAACCTTATGTCAGTGAGGATAACCACAGGCTTCAAGATTTCAAGGCAAGATTTGTTAAGAAATTTAAGTTGGAGAATCCATCTGCTCAAGTTAGTGAGCCCTTGACAGTGTTTAGTTTATGGGCTTATGATACTGTATGGTCATTAGCAATGGCAGCTGAGAGCGTTTTTTCGGCAAATTACACATTCTTGATGAACAATGTGAGGAAGAACTCTACTGATTTGGAAAGTATTGGCAAGTCACAGATTGGTCCAGAACTTGTCGAATGGATCTCAAACATCACATTTGATGGAATTAGTGGGAAGTTTCATCTGATTGATGGACAGCTCGAGACAAACAACTTTGAGATTGTTAATGTTGTTGGAAATGGGAGACACAGGATTGGATTTTGGACACCAGCTAATGGTTTTTCTATGGAAttgaatgcaaaaaagaatgttAAGGTTGAAGCTATTAATTGGCCTGGTGATTCTGCTCATGTTCCTCCTAGAGGATGGGAGTGGCCAACCAATGGGAGAAATCTTAGTGTTGGCATTCCGGTGAAACCTGGTTTCCGTGAGTTTGTGAATGTTACTGCTAATGATTCTTCAATTCGACCAACAGGTTACTGCATTGAAGTCTTTGATAAAGTAATGGCTGCATTGCCTTATAAAGTCAATTATACTTATGAATACTTTGTCAATGAGACGGGAGAAATGAGTGGAAGTTATGATGATCTTATTTATCAGGTGTACCTCAAGGTCAGTGATCACTTGAATTTTGATGCTTGCTTATCTgcattgtatttcatttttcttttttgactgATTAATGCAGAGGTATGATGCTGTAGTTGGGGATATAACAGTGATAGCGAACCGATCTCAGTATGTTGATTTCACTATGCCGTACACTGAGTCTGGTGTGTTTATGGTTGTCCCCGTCAGGGATCGGCGTAGGAAGAATGCATGGACATTTGCAGAGCCATTAAGCACAAGCCTCTGGATTGCCACTGGTGTATTCTTCATATTCACAGGGATTGTGGTTTGGATTTTAGAACACCGTGTTAATTTAGAATTCAGAGGTCCTCCATCTAACCAAATCGGCACAATCTTCTACTTCACTTTCTCGACTCTTGTCTTCGCTCACAGGGGGAGCATGATGAACAATATATCAAGGATTGTTctgattatttggttgtttgtagtCCTGATTCTGCAGCAAAGTTATACTGCAAGCTTATCGTCGATATTGACAGTGGAACAACGCCAACCGACTCTCACTGATTTCAGTGAGCTTTTAAGGAGCAAAAGCAAAGTTGGCTACTTGGTTGGTTCATTCGTGCTTCGTCTTTTGAAAGGATCGAACTTTGATGAATCAAGACTCATTCCATACAAAACCCCAGATGAGTATGAAGAGGGATTAAGCAGTGGAACAGTGGCTGCCATTGTCGATGAGATTCCTTACGTCAAAGCGTTCCTCCACAATCACTGTGGCAAATACACCATGGTTGGACCTATATACAAAACCAATGGATTTGGCTTTGTAAGTCTGATGAAATTAAACCAACATTTGCATTGTTTTTCCGCATTCTAATTACtaacttgtgatttatttgtcGATTAATTTGCAGGCATTTCCCATAGGATCACCAATGGTTGCAGATGTTTCAAGAGCCATTTTAAACATgacagagaagaaagaaaaaatggaaGACCTTGACCAACGTTACTTGTATGATGTTGAAGCATGTTCTGTTGAGGAAGATGGTTCATCTTCAAGCATGATTACTTTCAAGAGCTTTTGGGGATTGTTTCTCATCACTGGTGTGACCTCCATGCTTGCCTTTCTGATACATATATCCATGTTCTTCTATCAGAATTGGCACATTGTCAGAGATGCTGATCCTAAGTTATCATTTGGGCAAAGACTTCTTTTGATGATCAAATACCATGACAGGCCAGAGTTACAATGTGCTGATACATTCAAGgataaaaaagaagaggaaatggTTGCACTGGAGATGCAGAGTTCAGTGAGCGCTTCTTATAACGGACATGATGATCATGTTGTTGGgaatgtggatgatgatgatgatgatgatgatgatgatgatgcaggGACTCCATCAGAGGGTGAAGGGACACCAGGCAGAGAAATTGGTGGCCCATTTCCAGACCCACCTTCATTTGCAGATATGTTATGTCATAGTAAGGGCCATGATTCTACttagaattattttcaaatttactgATACTGTTACTCTTGAGATAGTGTATTATGgaagttaaataaaatattcgGGGACTGAAAAGTATCAGataaaaaatacatgccaaaataaacatggaaatatatttattataaattgtctttttttttcatgttgatttcaatttcaaattttctttgagAAAGGAAGAGATATTAAGAGTCATTAACAAGAATTGTTTTGCTTGAGACTAGGAAAATTCCCTGACTCATCCTTCGCCCAGACGCTTAACTACTCAATTTGGGAGTCCCTATCTTTGATAGACGGCCCAGATGCCAGTATTGAGAATGGCTAATCTCAGACATGATTGTCATCTTGAAAGGCGAAATCCATATTTCTAGGAGATAAGCTCAtcccaatgtttttaaaaccagaCCGGGAAGCGAACCGGCCTCAGATTTAGGTAATGAGTTGATCGGTCCAACCAGATGACCCATTCTGGTCAGACCGGATgacatcataaatatatatttaaaataatataaaattataaatattttttaaaaattaaataatatgtattaaaagataaaatcataacaacaaaGCTAATTTgagatcaaacaaaaaatatatatacaatcctaaataatttttgaaattttcaaaagaaaaaatatccaaaattgCACAAAACTCAACAACTATAACCAcaacatccatatatatatatatatgaaagtctacaaaatcaacaacataGCAAATAATTAACAAGTTAACCACAACATCCATGCATAAATGTGAAAGTCTACAAAATATATAGCATAGCAAAAACTTAACAAGTTAACCACAACATCCATACATAAATATGAAAGTCTACAAAATCAATAGCATAGCAAAAACTTAACAAGTTAACCACAATATGAAAGTCTACCAAATCAACAACATAGCAAAAACATTTTCATCTAATTTCTTATAGGAGATGTAATCATGTAAGCCAATTTtcttcatccaactcattgatAGCCATTCCTTGGACACCATTCATTGCATTATCATCATCCTCAATGCCCACCATATCATCTTCATTACCacctaaaaaaatcataagaataTTAAATATCAACAACATTAACTATTGTGAAAATAATAGTTCAAAAACTTAATAAGATTAACCTTTAGACAAGTTGGTTGATTCTTCATCCACTCTTGGTTGCTCTTCTAACATAGATTCCAATTCATCATAATCAAGTTCTCCTTCCGGTTTTTCTTCCACCACCCAAAATTCGGTTTTATCAATACACTCATAATCAATTGGATCATAAGATCTATTTTTTGAAGCCAacctaggaaaaaaaattacatcaatatcatatgaattttgtgagagtaaaaaaacacaaatatttgtacCTATGTTGCAAACGTAGGTTATAATGAACATATACTAAATCATTGAGTCGTTGGTGCTccaatctatttctttttttggtatGTATATGTTCAAATACACTCCAATTACGTTCGCACCCAGAAGAAGAAACAGTTTGACTAAGAATCTTAATTGCCAATTTTTGCAAATTAGGAACATCACAACCAAAGAATTTCCACCATTCATCTACAAAAATATATAGCAAAATTATGTTAATATATtgaacaattataaaaattaaaaacttaaaaatcaattatatgttatataagttaaaataaagCAATTTCAATCTTACCAGGAGTAGTAGTCTTGCTAGTGCTTAAAGCAAGTGGCCGAGCAAAAGTTTTTTGTCTTTCCCTAAATACTTTCATCTCTTCCATGAGTTCACTTGGTTTAAACATTGTTTGCTGCTCAATTACATCAAGTATGCCTCGTTGAACCTCCAATTTTTGGCACAAGTTATGCTCATCAAATTGAAATGCCGGATTCAACCAATATGCCAAAACATGAATTCCCGTATGTAAAGTCCTATTCCACCGATCTTTAATAATGGAAGTGTAAGGCTTGTACAAATGTTTCTTCCTTTTGAACAATTCTTTAATGCTTTTCCGAGCCCTATATATTCCATCATACACGTATCCCATTGCCGGCTTTTCATCAGAATCACAAATTCGTAACAAACGAATCAATGGCCCCATTATCTTCACCACTATCAAGCAATTTCTACaaaaattttcatccaaaataATTTGCTTTACTTCTCTCCCTTTTTCCATAGTAAGAaattttttgaagtttgaagaAACAACCAAAGCTTGTAAGTAACTTTTATGGTCATGCAAACTCTGCAATGCAATAAAGTAGTGGCAAAACGAGTAGCTCCTGGACGAATAATTTCTGTCCAATTTGGTTTGTTTCTTAACCAATTCAAAACCCATTTATGATTGTAGATGAAAACTGTTATCTTTGAAGCAAGAATAGCCAAACTATGAACAGTATACATTTCAGAAATATCTTTCATAATCAAATTTATAGAATGAGCGGTACATGGAGACCAATAAATATTAACATACTTCTATGTAATCTTCCTTCCAGCAGCCTTGTAATTTGCTCCATTGTCTGTCACCATATGAACTACATTTTTAGGACCAACCATTTCAATGATTTTAGAAAAGAGATTGCACAATGTCTCTGCATTTGTAATAAAGCCTGAAGCATCAACTGACTTAATAAATGATATGCCTTTAGGAGAATATACtagaaaattgatcaaagatCTTTGTCTTGAATCTGTCCATCCATCTTGTTGCTTGTAATCTCTTAACAAGTTAACTCTTAATGCATGATAACTAGGACCAGTATAGCCATGACCCATACTTGCTATCTTGCTAATTGCAACTTGGAAAAAAGGAGAGTTAACAACATTTAGAGGAATGCATGCTTGATAAAACCACATCGCAATTGACATATCAGTATCGTGCCATTTCTCCTAACTTTGCAAAGAAGCCTTTATACTTGGTTGGGTAGGATCGGCAATTCCATGTGTAAAATATGATTCAATGCCAAAAGaagcttttctttttccattggAATTTGCACCCACACAAGTACTACTTTTGCCTACTTGACAAGAAGTGTCTCCAATACCATCACCTTCAAGTTCATCAAAacatcctttcttttctttgggcTTTTGAACATTTTCTTTCAATGCCCTTGCATCAAAAACCGAACATCTGAAGGTACTCGCTTGCATGAATCAACATTGCCTTTTGATCCAGCAAGatgttgtttcatttttttaatccctCCTCCTGCATTTTGTTTATGACAAAAATTGCAAACCAACATTCTTTTTCCTTGAGAATTTTGCGCCTCGCTTATGTATTTACATGCAATGTCTTTTTTTTGTCGAACATTTACACTAGTAGATTGCACTTCATTCGACAGTGTTGATCCCGATTCATTAGTATCCATTTTGTCGCAATCTacataagatttaaaaaaaaaaagatgttaaTTGCAACCACCAATAGCACACATGAGAGTCTTATGCCACATAACAAATGGATTGTTTATAATCTTAAAGACATATAAGCAGCATATTGCTATTATATTATGctttttgattgatttgatacaatattaaaatttccaaaTGAATAAAGTACTCAACATTGACATTAGCTATTAGATagatgtaatttaaaaaaataataataataacacaaacaCATGCTCTGTAAACTAAAAGAGTCCATAAAAACAgcacaagtaatatatatatacacacacaactTCATTAATGCCAAATTCTTTAaccaaataaagtaaaaaaaaacatccaacAGGCCAATAATAAACACAAGGAGAAGCAAAGACAAGGTCTATGAGCAAGACTAGAGAAGAAAGTCATGGCAGTGGTTATTGACTTATTATTCAGAGCATCATACATGATTttcttgtaaaatattttgccaTATAAATCATACATGATTTTCTTGTAAGGCTTCCAAAAGATTATTGAGGTTCTCAATAATTCGATTCCAATCACTCTGAGTATGATTATGAAAAGAACCCCCAGATCCTTGCAGCAAAGCTGCCTTGGCTGTCTTTGGTGCCTTTTTCAAAGATAAACAATGATTAGCAGCAGAGATAAACTCAAACCATGCATGCAAAGTGCGTATAGCAAATATCAATAGCTACTACCAACaggaaaaatagaaattattgaaaaaattgagCAGGAATATTTATCCAACCATTAAGTCAAATTTCAGAGAGGTAACACAATCAACTGCCCAAAATATAATCAagcttttatattattaatgataCTAAAACAGATATTTCAGCACCCAAAAGCTTTGAATGTATCAACAACCAAACAATTACggaataaacaaaaaacaatgtaaaaagaaaataaaacatgcatCAAACCTGGATACAGATGGAAAGCAAAGAACTAAAGAAGTCAAATCTTTCTTCACATTGTCACGGATAATGCTGTAAATCTTCTCTTCGTAAGCTGCAAGCTgctgcttaaaaaaataaaaagcaaagtaGGGTAGTTGGCCTTAACTTTTTGAAAGAAATCCAGTCCATCTACTTCAATGTTTGCAGAACAGAAGATAGGCAAGAACGGAGTCCCTGTAAAATAAAAtgtcttataaaaaataaaaatcattaaccATTCTTACTTGAAATTCTCAAACACTAATAAATAGTTGAATTAATGCACTAATATAAAATCATTACAGGATTAATACATAATacacaaaatatcaaaaacatgaaaaaaaaaaaaccataataccATCTGGATTTGGGCGATTGGAATAAGAGTGGAAAACctgattatgatttatgagtATGGAAAGAGCTCCTCTGCCTATGAGAATTAAGGAAAGATTGGAAATGAGAAGAGATGAAGGGTTGTGAATGTGTCAAAAGAACATGGCTGACTTGGAACTTGGAAGCTTGCAGCGCCAGCCTTGCACAAAGACGTTTTCCTCTCAGCTCAGGGGGATCAAACCTCGCAGGGGAATCGGGGATCAGGGGATCGGGGATCGAATGGC
This portion of the Dioscorea cayenensis subsp. rotundata cultivar TDr96_F1 chromosome 3, TDr96_F1_v2_PseudoChromosome.rev07_lg8_w22 25.fasta, whole genome shotgun sequence genome encodes:
- the LOC120251185 gene encoding glutamate receptor 2.7-like, whose protein sequence is MGKPGHHHLILLLFILFSCLSIGQNKVYAQGTTTSNKSRNTTSSFDVGVILDTKTWLGNISWSCMSMAMEDFYNSHSNFTKRLSLHLQDVNKDDRIASASAALDLLKNVQVQAIIGPQTSRQAKFVIELGNSAQVPIISFTAKSSSLSTKKSPYFIRTGMNDASQAKVLASLVQNFGWRQVVLIYADTEFGNGIIPHVIDALIEIDAP
- the LOC120284132 gene encoding glutamate receptor 2.7-like; the protein is MMNKGYVWITTYGLTDIVDLYGSSATSVMQGVLGIKPYVSEDNHRLQDFKARFVKKFKLENPSAQVSEPLTVFSLWAYDTVWSLAMAAESVFSANYTFLMNNVRKNSTDLESIGKSQIGPELVEWISNITFDGISGKFHLIDGQLETNNFEIVNVVGNGRHRIGFWTPANGFSMELNAKKNVKVEAINWPGDSAHVPPRGWEWPTNGRNLSVGIPVKPGFREFVNVTANDSSIRPTGYCIEVFDKVMAALPYKVNYTYEYFVNETGEMSGSYDDLIYQVYLKRYDAVVGDITVIANRSQYVDFTMPYTESGVFMVVPVRDRRRKNAWTFAEPLSTSLWIATGVFFIFTGIVVWILEHRVNLEFRGPPSNQIGTIFYFTFSTLVFAHRGSMMNNISRIVLIIWLFVVLILQQSYTASLSSILTVEQRQPTLTDFSELLRSKSKVGYLVGSFVLRLLKGSNFDESRLIPYKTPDEYEEGLSSGTVAAIVDEIPYVKAFLHNHCGKYTMVGPIYKTNGFGFAFPIGSPMVADVSRAILNMTEKKEKMEDLDQRYLYDVEACSVEEDGSSSSMITFKSFWGLFLITGVTSMLAFLIHISMFFYQNWHIVRDADPKLSFGQRLLLMIKYHDRPELQCADTFKDKKEEEMVALEMQSSVSASYNGHDDHVVGNVDDDDDDDDDDDAGTPSEGEGTPGREIGGPFPDPPSFADMLCHSKGHDST